One genomic segment of [Phormidium] sp. ETS-05 includes these proteins:
- the recG gene encoding ATP-dependent DNA helicase RecG, which translates to MAELIPDWVRLQKALSLEAKRGYEDMMGKQYRFSEFIQLTFGEKPRMLKAGAAQEWQDLASKFATYPKLPVKERKILLDKALGFFQRMERLSAETEAENPVGDNSGVDEVQEQSSKESQPMKGGINKQQESRILKIINSSSASTQNGEKTLIVEHHKAIVKSEPSTIKSILPIGESINVLNAKKDIPVVNPLKETKYTPQTTTNHIYPDDALTQVSGIGIKTAEQLAKLGLYTVRDLLFYYPRDYIDYKRQVKIRDLEPGETVTIVGTVKRCNCFTSPKNKKLTILEVVLKDPTGQIRLSRFYAGRFNSSRSWQEIQRRQYPLGALVAASGLVKSNKYGTTLENPQLEVIDLQGYGMESTVAGKVVPVYSLTEGVSAEMVRKAAMVVQSAAFELQDPLPVGLRNKYGLMDLPGAIANIHFPEDSKALEAARHRLVFDEFFYLQLGLLHRRHLAKQSQTSAPSPQPSPTKGKLVKKFYDLLPFRLTKAQQRVIEEIMDDLQKPEAMNRLVQGDVGSGKTVVAVVAMLAAIQGGYQAALMAPTEVLAEQHYKKLVGWLNLLHLPVELLTGSTKAAKRRQIHAKLATGELPVLVGTHALIQDGVNFHRLGLIVIDEQHRFGVQQRARLQEKGILGAPHVLTMTATPIPRTLALTLHGDLDVSQIDELPPGRQAIETTVLSGKDRDHALDLIRREVAQGRQAYVVLPLIEESEKLDLKSALEEYNRLSKVFPEFKVGLLHGRLSSAEKEAAIVNFREGRTQILVSTTVVEVGVDVPNATVMLIENAERFGLSQLHQLRGRVGRGAARSYCLLMTHPNATGDSKERLQVMAQSQDGFFIAEMDMRLRGPGEVLGTRQSGLPDFALANLAEDRDILILARDAAEKVIAKDPTLEVWPMLKVELDERYQRLMGGAIMT; encoded by the coding sequence GTGGCAGAATTAATACCAGATTGGGTGCGATTACAAAAAGCCCTATCCTTAGAGGCTAAACGAGGATATGAAGATATGATGGGCAAGCAATATCGCTTTAGTGAGTTTATTCAGCTTACTTTTGGGGAAAAACCAAGGATGCTGAAAGCGGGAGCGGCGCAAGAGTGGCAAGACTTAGCCAGTAAGTTTGCGACCTATCCTAAATTGCCGGTAAAAGAGCGGAAAATATTGCTGGACAAAGCCCTAGGGTTTTTCCAGCGCATGGAGCGTCTCAGTGCCGAAACAGAGGCAGAAAATCCGGTGGGGGATAATTCTGGGGTTGATGAAGTGCAGGAGCAATCTAGCAAAGAATCCCAGCCGATGAAAGGAGGAATAAATAAACAGCAGGAGAGTAGAATCCTGAAAATTATCAATTCCAGTTCGGCTTCGACTCAAAATGGAGAGAAAACTCTGATTGTTGAACATCATAAAGCAATTGTTAAATCAGAACCCAGTACAATCAAGTCAATTTTACCCATAGGGGAGTCTATTAATGTCCTAAATGCCAAGAAGGACATCCCGGTTGTGAACCCGCTCAAAGAAACAAAATATACTCCCCAAACTACCACAAACCATATATATCCAGATGATGCTTTAACTCAAGTTAGTGGCATAGGCATAAAAACCGCCGAACAATTAGCCAAATTAGGGTTATACACAGTCAGGGATTTACTGTTTTACTACCCTCGCGATTATATCGACTACAAGCGCCAAGTAAAAATTCGGGATTTAGAACCCGGTGAGACAGTGACGATCGTGGGCACAGTGAAACGATGCAATTGCTTTACTAGCCCCAAAAATAAGAAATTAACTATATTAGAAGTGGTACTAAAAGATCCCACAGGTCAAATCAGGCTGAGCCGCTTTTATGCGGGGCGCTTTAATAGCTCTCGGAGCTGGCAGGAAATCCAAAGGCGTCAATATCCCTTGGGAGCCTTGGTGGCGGCGTCTGGGTTGGTGAAAAGTAATAAATACGGCACAACGTTAGAAAATCCACAGTTAGAAGTAATCGACCTCCAAGGGTATGGGATGGAATCGACAGTTGCGGGAAAAGTAGTGCCAGTTTATTCTCTCACCGAAGGGGTGAGCGCAGAGATGGTCAGAAAAGCGGCAATGGTGGTGCAGAGTGCGGCTTTTGAACTGCAAGACCCCCTACCAGTGGGACTGCGGAATAAGTATGGGTTGATGGATTTACCAGGAGCGATCGCCAATATCCATTTCCCCGAAGACTCTAAAGCCCTAGAAGCAGCTCGCCATCGCCTAGTGTTTGATGAATTTTTCTACTTACAGCTTGGACTCCTTCACCGCCGCCACTTGGCGAAACAATCCCAAACTAGCGCACCATCACCGCAACCTTCCCCCACTAAAGGCAAGCTGGTTAAAAAGTTTTACGATTTGCTGCCGTTCCGGCTCACCAAAGCGCAGCAAAGGGTGATTGAAGAAATCATGGATGATTTGCAAAAACCCGAAGCGATGAACCGTTTAGTGCAAGGGGATGTAGGTTCGGGGAAAACGGTGGTGGCAGTGGTGGCAATGTTAGCAGCCATTCAAGGTGGCTATCAAGCGGCGCTGATGGCACCCACAGAAGTTTTAGCCGAACAGCATTATAAAAAATTAGTTGGTTGGCTCAATCTTTTGCACTTACCAGTAGAATTGCTTACTGGTTCCACGAAAGCGGCAAAACGACGGCAAATTCACGCTAAATTGGCCACAGGCGAATTACCAGTTTTAGTGGGGACTCATGCGCTGATTCAAGATGGAGTTAATTTTCACCGCTTGGGTTTGATAGTAATCGATGAGCAGCACCGGTTTGGGGTACAGCAACGGGCGCGTTTGCAGGAGAAAGGCATCCTGGGCGCGCCCCATGTTTTAACTATGACTGCTACTCCCATCCCCCGGACATTGGCTCTGACTTTACATGGGGATTTAGATGTGAGTCAAATCGACGAACTGCCTCCCGGACGGCAGGCGATCGAGACTACTGTCTTGTCAGGAAAAGACCGCGACCATGCTCTAGATTTGATTCGCCGGGAAGTAGCCCAGGGGCGGCAGGCTTATGTGGTGCTACCATTAATTGAGGAGTCGGAAAAGCTGGATTTAAAATCAGCATTGGAGGAGTATAACCGGCTCTCTAAAGTGTTTCCCGAATTTAAAGTAGGACTGCTGCATGGGCGCTTAAGTTCAGCGGAAAAAGAAGCGGCGATCGTCAATTTCCGGGAAGGTCGCACCCAAATTTTAGTCTCTACCACAGTGGTAGAAGTAGGGGTGGACGTACCTAACGCCACGGTGATGCTGATTGAAAATGCCGAGCGGTTCGGACTGTCGCAATTGCACCAGTTGCGAGGGCGCGTGGGCCGGGGGGCAGCCCGATCGTACTGCTTGCTGATGACTCATCCCAATGCCACGGGAGACTCGAAAGAGCGGTTACAAGTGATGGCACAGTCTCAGGATGGCTTTTTTATTGCCGAGATGGATATGCGCCTGCGCGGACCCGGAGAAGTTCTCGGCACTCGCCAGTCCGGTTTACCCGATTTTGCCTTGGCGAATTTAGCCGAAGACCGGGATATTTTAATCCTAGCACGAGATGCGGCAGAAAAAGTCATAGCTAAAGACCCCACTTTAGAAGTCTGGCCAATGTTAAAGGTGGAGTTAGACGAGCGTTACCAGCGTCTGATGGGAGGAGCAATTATGACCTAA
- the tsf gene encoding translation elongation factor Ts: protein MAEISAKAVKELREKTGAGMMDCKKALQESDGDITKAGEWLRQKGITSAEKKAGRVAAEGLVDSYIHTGGRIGVLVEVNCETDFVARGEQFQTLVRNIAMQIAACPNVEYIKVEDIPAELVEKEKAIELGRDDLGNKPQNIKEKIVQGRIDKRLKELSLMDQPYIRDQNITVAELITQSVAQIGENIQVRRFVRFVLGEGIEKEEKNFADEVAAVGSK, encoded by the coding sequence ATGGCAGAAATATCGGCAAAAGCAGTAAAAGAATTGCGCGAAAAAACCGGCGCAGGTATGATGGACTGCAAAAAGGCACTCCAGGAAAGCGACGGCGACATAACCAAAGCAGGAGAATGGTTGCGCCAGAAGGGCATTACCTCCGCTGAGAAAAAAGCCGGACGAGTTGCCGCTGAAGGGTTAGTAGATAGCTACATCCACACTGGCGGTCGGATTGGCGTATTAGTGGAGGTGAACTGCGAAACGGATTTCGTGGCTCGGGGCGAACAGTTCCAAACTTTGGTGCGCAATATCGCCATGCAGATCGCCGCATGTCCCAACGTTGAGTATATCAAGGTAGAAGACATCCCGGCAGAGCTGGTGGAAAAGGAAAAGGCGATCGAACTGGGGCGAGACGACCTGGGGAACAAGCCACAAAACATCAAAGAAAAGATTGTGCAAGGTCGGATAGACAAACGTCTGAAAGAATTATCTTTGATGGATCAACCCTATATCCGTGACCAAAATATCACGGTGGCAGAGTTAATCACTCAGAGCGTCGCTCAGATAGGTGAAAATATTCAGGTACGCCGCTTTGTCCGGTTTGTCCTCGGCGAGGGCATAGAAAAAGAAGAGAAAAACTTCGCTGATGAAGTGGCTGCAGTGGGAAGCAAATAG
- the rpsB gene encoding 30S ribosomal protein S2: MPVVSLADMLESGVHFGHQTRRWNPKMSQYIFTERNGVHIIDLVQTAELMEEAYDYMRTASEKGQKFLFIGTKRQAAGIIAQEAARCGSYFVNQRWLGGMLTNWETIKTRVARLKELEGLENSGALDRRPKKEASMLRRELVKLQKYLTGIKAMRKVPDVVVMVDQRREYNAVLECQKLGIPIVCLLDTNCDPDLADIHIPANDDAIRSIKLIVGKLADAIYEGRHGKPDNTPEEDEYEDYEEYEEYEADVDDELPDEEEE; encoded by the coding sequence ATGCCAGTTGTCTCATTAGCCGATATGCTAGAGTCAGGGGTTCACTTCGGGCATCAAACCCGACGGTGGAATCCCAAAATGAGCCAGTACATTTTTACCGAGCGCAATGGCGTTCACATCATCGACCTGGTGCAAACCGCCGAGTTGATGGAAGAAGCCTACGACTATATGCGGACAGCCTCAGAAAAAGGGCAAAAGTTTCTGTTTATAGGGACAAAGCGTCAAGCGGCGGGAATCATTGCCCAAGAAGCTGCCCGTTGTGGCTCATACTTCGTTAACCAGCGGTGGTTGGGGGGAATGCTCACCAACTGGGAAACCATTAAAACCCGCGTGGCACGTCTGAAAGAATTAGAAGGGCTGGAAAATAGTGGGGCACTAGACCGGCGGCCAAAGAAAGAAGCATCTATGCTCCGCCGCGAACTGGTCAAGCTCCAGAAATATTTAACCGGGATTAAAGCGATGCGCAAAGTCCCGGATGTGGTGGTGATGGTGGATCAGCGGCGTGAGTACAACGCCGTTTTAGAGTGCCAAAAGCTGGGCATTCCGATCGTCTGCCTTCTAGACACCAACTGCGATCCTGATTTAGCGGATATCCACATCCCGGCCAATGACGATGCCATTCGCTCAATTAAACTAATCGTAGGTAAATTGGCTGATGCCATTTATGAAGGACGGCACGGTAAACCAGACAACACACCAGAGGAGGACGAGTACGAAGATTACGAAGAGTACGAAGAGTACGAAGCAGATGTAGATGATGAACTTCCGGATGAAGAAGAAGAATAA
- a CDS encoding glycosyltransferase family 2 protein → MFCSVVIPTYNRRLILEKCLRALTRQKLRQDGTISDYEVVVVDDGSSDGTWEWLGEKLAEFPKLRRFQQEHGGPAAARNLGVSQAKGDTIIFIDSDLVVTEDFIQAHGDGLAAGREKMGSDRLFTYGQVINTCNFDNPTSEPYKITDFSAAYFATGNVAISRHWLEKAGLFDTRFRLYGWEDLELGVRLKQLGLKLIKCPAAKGYHWHPPFSLEQLPQLIEKEIQRGRMGVVFYEKHPTWEVRMMVSLTWIHRLLWGVLTLGGTLNESTMAGLLQWLIDRGKSQLALEIARIFLNRYHVEAVYGAYGLSQRQNHP, encoded by the coding sequence ATGTTTTGTAGCGTAGTGATTCCCACATATAATCGCCGGTTGATTCTGGAAAAATGCTTAAGGGCATTAACCAGACAAAAATTGCGGCAAGACGGCACAATCAGCGACTATGAAGTAGTAGTGGTAGATGATGGCTCATCTGATGGCACTTGGGAATGGTTGGGAGAAAAATTAGCCGAATTTCCTAAGTTACGGCGGTTTCAGCAAGAACATGGCGGACCGGCAGCGGCGAGAAATCTGGGCGTATCCCAAGCCAAGGGAGATACGATTATTTTTATCGACAGCGATTTGGTTGTCACCGAGGATTTTATCCAGGCTCACGGGGATGGCTTGGCGGCGGGGAGGGAGAAAATGGGGAGCGATCGCCTGTTCACCTATGGACAAGTGATTAATACCTGCAACTTTGACAACCCCACCAGCGAACCGTATAAAATTACAGATTTTTCCGCTGCTTATTTTGCCACCGGGAACGTGGCCATATCTCGCCATTGGCTAGAAAAAGCCGGTTTATTTGACACCAGATTTCGCTTATACGGCTGGGAAGACCTAGAATTGGGAGTAAGGCTGAAGCAATTGGGGTTAAAACTGATCAAATGTCCTGCAGCTAAAGGTTATCACTGGCACCCGCCGTTTTCCCTGGAGCAACTGCCCCAGCTTATAGAAAAAGAAATCCAAAGAGGACGGATGGGGGTAGTGTTTTATGAAAAACACCCCACGTGGGAAGTGCGGATGATGGTTTCGCTGACCTGGATACACCGCCTGCTCTGGGGGGTTCTCACCCTGGGGGGCACCCTGAACGAATCCACAATGGCAGGATTGTTACAATGGCTAATCGATCGGGGGAAATCCCAGCTTGCCTTGGAAATTGCCAGAATTTTCCTGAACCGGTATCACGTGGAAGCGGTGTATGGAGCATATGGCTTATCCCAAAGGCAAAATCATCCCTAG
- a CDS encoding glycoside hydrolase family 10 protein, with the protein MQEVAIFPDMSGAMPPPIPAASEIRGVWITNVASGVLFSPWGINRALKQLSALNFNTVYPVVWNRGHTFYPSQVAQKVTGRVQEPMLTLMRGGGDVLEEIIKVGHQQKLRVIPWFEYGFMAPKNSPLTKRHPEWISQHRSINNYNNSGNKWEPELNFSQVNIPNFIRDRLIRQQVWLNPFHPEVQQLILDLILEVVRRYDVDGIQLDDHFGLPVELGYDEFTVELYRREHGGKNPPDDPKDEEWMFWRSQKINAFMQKIFTSVKAIKPQCLICLSPNSYEFSYGKYLQNWLTWVNNGWVEELVLQVYRDDARSFEAELNQTAVQIAGQKIPVGVGILTGTLTHPVPVEQIQEQVQLVRDRQFDGVSFFYWETLWSYLTPDAPGQRRQAFKQLFSSPQSGT; encoded by the coding sequence ATGCAAGAGGTTGCCATTTTCCCTGACATGAGCGGCGCCATGCCACCCCCTATTCCGGCTGCCTCAGAAATTCGGGGGGTTTGGATTACTAATGTGGCTAGCGGTGTATTGTTCTCTCCTTGGGGCATTAATCGGGCATTAAAGCAGTTATCTGCACTTAATTTTAATACGGTTTATCCCGTAGTATGGAACCGAGGGCATACTTTTTACCCCAGCCAAGTGGCGCAAAAGGTAACAGGCAGAGTGCAAGAACCAATGTTAACTTTGATGCGGGGTGGAGGGGATGTTTTAGAAGAAATTATCAAGGTAGGACATCAGCAAAAATTACGGGTCATCCCTTGGTTTGAATACGGATTTATGGCGCCAAAAAATTCTCCGTTAACGAAACGCCATCCAGAATGGATTAGCCAGCACCGCTCCATTAACAATTATAATAATTCGGGAAATAAGTGGGAACCAGAATTAAATTTTTCTCAGGTAAATATCCCGAATTTTATCCGCGATCGGTTGATTAGACAGCAGGTTTGGCTGAATCCTTTCCACCCGGAAGTACAGCAATTAATTTTAGACTTGATTTTAGAAGTGGTAAGACGGTATGATGTGGATGGCATTCAGCTAGACGACCATTTTGGCCTACCTGTGGAGTTGGGTTATGATGAATTTACTGTAGAATTATATCGCCGAGAACATGGGGGTAAAAATCCGCCAGATGACCCAAAAGATGAAGAGTGGATGTTTTGGCGCTCTCAAAAAATTAATGCTTTTATGCAAAAGATATTCACTTCCGTAAAAGCGATAAAACCACAATGTTTAATATGTTTATCTCCTAATTCATATGAGTTTTCTTATGGTAAATATCTGCAAAATTGGCTCACATGGGTGAACAATGGGTGGGTGGAAGAATTGGTGCTGCAGGTATATCGAGATGATGCGAGGAGTTTTGAGGCGGAACTGAACCAAACAGCGGTGCAAATTGCGGGGCAAAAAATTCCTGTGGGGGTGGGGATATTGACGGGGACTCTGACCCATCCGGTGCCAGTGGAGCAAATCCAGGAGCAGGTGCAGTTGGTGCGCGATCGGCAATTTGATGGGGTATCATTTTTCTATTGGGAAACTCTGTGGAGTTATTTAACTCCTGATGCTCCGGGGCAGCGCCGCCAAGCATTTAAACAGCTTTTTTCATCGCCCCAGTCGGGGACTTAG
- a CDS encoding DedA family protein — protein sequence MSSELISLETIQEIAHQYGYWAVFLGILVENAGIPLPGETITIVGGFLAGSGELNYWLVLGSAIAGAVLGDNFGYWIGKWGGWPFLMALGRIFRISEAQLLEVKNQFSKNAPRAVFLGRFIALLRIFAGPLAGIAQMPYPQFLLCNTAGATIWATAMVSLSFFVGEIIPLEQLVVWVSKFAIVALVVAIAAVFLPPWLEARKSAKELNQ from the coding sequence ATGTCCTCAGAGCTGATATCCCTGGAAACCATCCAAGAAATAGCGCATCAATACGGCTACTGGGCAGTATTTTTGGGAATTTTGGTGGAAAATGCCGGAATTCCTCTGCCCGGAGAGACCATAACCATCGTGGGCGGTTTCCTGGCGGGTAGTGGCGAGCTGAATTACTGGTTGGTTTTGGGCAGTGCCATCGCCGGAGCCGTTTTGGGAGATAACTTTGGTTACTGGATTGGCAAGTGGGGCGGCTGGCCATTTCTCATGGCTCTAGGCCGAATTTTCCGCATTTCAGAAGCGCAGCTCCTGGAAGTGAAAAACCAGTTTAGTAAAAATGCTCCCAGAGCCGTGTTTTTAGGCCGGTTTATCGCCCTCCTACGGATTTTTGCCGGACCTTTGGCAGGAATCGCCCAAATGCCTTATCCGCAATTTTTGTTGTGCAACACAGCGGGAGCCACCATCTGGGCGACGGCGATGGTGAGCCTGTCTTTCTTTGTGGGAGAAATTATCCCCTTGGAGCAGTTGGTGGTTTGGGTGAGTAAGTTTGCGATCGTCGCCCTGGTGGTGGCGATCGCCGCTGTGTTCCTCCCACCCTGGTTGGAAGCCCGCAAAAGCGCCAAAGAACTAAATCAGTAA
- a CDS encoding Npun_F5560 family protein produces MSQTETPTMQSLQAEVSRLREDLQMRDQLVQQLSQELFRLVKGKSDFTPTAQVPEEYVAQMRSLREQLQGVEEQVQFYQEEIAKRDRERETLEQSVAELTERSRMLEQVVQELPEIYRQKFAERIEPVKEKVEALQRENRRLHAELQSVSYRLAVRTRRRSGRLELPSLSDTPGGSVSLPTFGNA; encoded by the coding sequence GTGAGCCAAACTGAAACACCAACCATGCAATCGTTGCAAGCCGAAGTTTCCCGCCTGCGGGAGGACTTGCAGATGCGAGATCAGCTAGTACAGCAGTTATCGCAAGAATTGTTCCGATTAGTCAAGGGCAAAAGCGATTTTACCCCCACCGCCCAGGTGCCGGAGGAGTACGTAGCGCAAATGCGATCGCTGCGGGAACAGCTCCAAGGGGTAGAGGAGCAGGTCCAGTTTTACCAAGAGGAAATCGCCAAGCGGGACCGGGAGCGAGAGACTCTAGAACAGTCTGTGGCTGAATTAACCGAACGCTCTCGAATGCTGGAACAGGTAGTACAGGAACTGCCAGAGATTTACCGCCAGAAATTTGCCGAACGCATCGAGCCCGTCAAAGAGAAGGTGGAAGCGCTCCAGCGGGAAAATCGCCGCTTACACGCGGAACTCCAAAGCGTGAGCTACAGGCTGGCGGTGAGAACGCGACGGCGATCGGGACGGCTGGAGTTGCCCAGTTTATCCGATACTCCCGGCGGTAGCGTCAGCTTACCCACCTTTGGGAATGCTTAG
- a CDS encoding RNA polymerase sigma factor SigF: MATMVTKEVKTETLELLRQYQESPSTELRNQLVKLNLGLVRKEVHYWLQQCTESYEDLLQVGCLGLIRAIERFDLSKGHAFSSFAMPYIKGEIQHYLRDKSPSVRIPRQWLNLQRQAGKEIEQLSAKLKRHPTDAEVAAALEISLSEWMEIKLATRNQSPLSLDAPVQDEEGTTPLGDLIPDTGYRSFQLAQEDRIRLQQALASLEEGTRKVLEFVFLHDLTQKETADRMGISVVTVSRRVKKGLHSMKNLMLGSDD; the protein is encoded by the coding sequence ATGGCAACAATGGTAACAAAAGAAGTCAAAACCGAAACTTTGGAACTCCTCCGGCAATACCAGGAGTCCCCATCAACGGAACTGCGCAACCAGTTGGTAAAACTCAACCTCGGGCTGGTAAGGAAAGAAGTTCATTATTGGTTGCAGCAATGTACCGAAAGTTACGAAGATTTGCTCCAGGTAGGGTGTTTGGGTTTGATTCGTGCTATTGAAAGGTTTGATCTGTCCAAGGGACACGCCTTTAGCTCCTTTGCTATGCCCTACATCAAGGGCGAAATTCAGCATTATCTTAGAGATAAAAGTCCTTCGGTGCGGATCCCCCGCCAATGGCTGAACTTGCAAAGGCAAGCTGGCAAAGAAATCGAACAGCTCTCAGCCAAACTGAAGCGCCATCCTACGGATGCAGAAGTCGCCGCCGCCCTCGAGATATCCCTGAGCGAATGGATGGAAATCAAACTCGCCACTCGCAATCAGTCCCCTTTGAGCTTGGATGCGCCGGTTCAGGATGAAGAAGGCACGACCCCTCTGGGAGATTTAATCCCAGATACCGGTTATCGCAGCTTTCAATTGGCACAGGAGGATCGCATTCGCCTCCAGCAGGCGCTCGCTTCCTTGGAAGAGGGCACTCGCAAAGTGCTGGAATTTGTATTTTTGCACGATTTAACGCAGAAAGAAACCGCCGATCGGATGGGGATCAGTGTGGTAACGGTTTCCCGTCGCGTCAAAAAGGGCTTACATTCTATGAAAAATTTGATGCTTGGCAGTGACGACTAG
- a CDS encoding pentapeptide repeat-containing protein, with translation MKSIILGIATAALALSTVTAVRAENPEHVKQLLETNLCQGCDLSGANLQGRHLIGADLRDANLAGANLEAANLEGADLSGANLEGANLKKAFLNSVSLKEANLAGANCTEANISFADINGADLTRTILVDANLSGTDLKEAIVPR, from the coding sequence ATGAAATCCATAATCTTGGGTATAGCCACTGCCGCGCTCGCATTATCAACAGTCACAGCAGTGAGAGCTGAGAACCCAGAACACGTTAAACAACTGCTGGAGACTAATTTGTGTCAGGGTTGCGACTTAAGCGGTGCTAATTTGCAGGGTCGGCACTTGATCGGTGCGGATTTGCGTGATGCTAATCTTGCTGGTGCCAACCTGGAAGCTGCGAATCTGGAGGGAGCCGATTTATCTGGTGCTAACCTAGAAGGGGCGAATCTGAAGAAGGCTTTCTTAAACAGCGTGTCGCTGAAAGAAGCGAATCTCGCCGGGGCGAACTGCACTGAGGCTAATATTTCTTTTGCGGATATTAATGGGGCAGACTTAACCAGGACGATTCTGGTAGATGCCAACTTGTCAGGAACGGATTTGAAAGAAGCGATCGTACCTCGGTAA
- a CDS encoding cell wall metabolism sensor histidine kinase WalK: MAVLPFLFGLTVGIGLCLCQQFWIRKQLKQMLQMLQTDGSSISLPIVSRLRRAIAMSNREREQLEAEILAWQHLLQIAPFGFLQVDEENQLIWCNPQAQQLLHIQKWQPGHPRLLLKFVRDYELDQLIEQTREQQEPAVREWVFHPANPAPQEMVQGRALTLRGYSWPLPQGQVGVFLENRQPLVELAQARNRWVSDLAHELRTPLTSIQLVAEMLPAHLQPPWNQRAERLLGEINRLIKLVQEWLELCHLEAEPYKNLSRQPVELKSLIHRVWQTIEPLARQKQLTLSYSGPESVSLLADESALTRVFLNIFDNSIRYSLPQQQIQVLVTLPPSPQVSGNHNGEPSSVLIDMIDSGAGFRESDLPYVFERLYRGDPARSRQATPFGLPQGVSSAESAPTPPYGRTAGSGLGLAIVKQIVQAHHGTIQAKNHPETGGAWLQIQLPYS; this comes from the coding sequence ATGGCCGTACTCCCCTTTTTGTTCGGTCTCACAGTTGGAATTGGTTTATGCCTGTGCCAGCAGTTCTGGATCCGCAAGCAACTAAAGCAGATGTTGCAAATGCTGCAAACTGATGGGTCCTCAATCTCCCTGCCGATCGTCTCTCGCTTGCGGCGGGCGATCGCCATGTCCAACCGAGAGCGGGAGCAGCTAGAAGCCGAAATCCTCGCTTGGCAGCATCTGCTCCAAATTGCTCCATTTGGTTTTTTACAGGTTGACGAAGAAAACCAGCTCATTTGGTGCAATCCCCAAGCCCAACAACTGCTCCATATTCAAAAGTGGCAACCAGGACACCCCCGGTTACTCCTGAAATTCGTGCGGGACTACGAACTAGATCAGCTCATCGAGCAAACCCGCGAACAGCAAGAACCCGCCGTCCGTGAGTGGGTTTTTCATCCCGCCAACCCCGCCCCTCAAGAAATGGTTCAGGGACGAGCCCTCACCCTACGGGGCTATAGCTGGCCCCTCCCTCAAGGGCAAGTCGGCGTTTTCCTAGAAAACCGCCAACCTCTAGTAGAACTAGCTCAAGCTCGAAATCGCTGGGTGTCCGATTTAGCACATGAGCTGAGAACCCCACTGACTTCCATTCAGTTAGTCGCCGAAATGCTCCCCGCCCACCTTCAACCTCCCTGGAATCAAAGAGCAGAACGCCTTTTGGGAGAAATCAACCGCCTCATTAAACTGGTCCAGGAATGGCTGGAATTATGCCATCTGGAAGCCGAACCCTATAAAAATCTCTCCCGTCAGCCAGTAGAACTCAAATCTCTGATTCATCGCGTCTGGCAAACCATCGAACCCCTCGCCCGCCAGAAGCAGCTTACCTTAAGTTACTCTGGTCCCGAATCGGTTTCTCTCCTCGCCGATGAGTCTGCCCTCACCCGCGTCTTTCTCAATATTTTCGATAACAGCATCCGTTACAGTCTGCCTCAGCAGCAAATTCAAGTCCTTGTGACTTTGCCGCCCAGCCCCCAAGTCAGTGGGAATCACAACGGGGAACCTAGTTCAGTTTTAATTGATATGATAGATTCAGGAGCAGGTTTTCGTGAGTCGGATCTACCTTACGTGTTTGAGCGACTTTATCGGGGAGACCCAGCTCGATCCAGGCAGGCAACACCTTTTGGTCTGCCACAAGGAGTATCCTCTGCTGAATCAGCCCCCACTCCCCCTTATGGGCGCACCGCTGGCAGCGGTCTCGGCTTGGCGATCGTCAAGCAGATCGTCCAAGCTCATCACGGCACCATCCAAGCCAAAAACCATCCCGAAACTGGTGGAGCATGGCTGCAAATTCAGCTACCCTACTCTTAA